ATAGGGACAATGAAGCCACGGCTcagctcgtgcagcgcggcaacggactaattgcacaactcacGGAGCAAGATTACAAGATACTCAACAAAGAATCAAcaatcccgtctgttcctcgcatcacagctcatcaagaagatagcagaggtgctgcaaccaacaacaacgatgctccaagaaacgacaacgaagtcgtcaaccaacctcggtAACACAGCCAAGGACCGAGTAAACAAAATGCCCCAATACGCCAGAAGGACGTcggagaagtcagctgcaccaactcggtaaaaagtattcgccctactcggaagaaccacgaagtgtcaaacttcagtgatctacgagaaatactcaacagtcggtgcgagcgagaagtcgacaactacacccactttcctgctttcataaatcgggtaatgaagacaagactacctgagaagttcaagccaatagcatcaccaagtatgattgcaagcaagaccctattcaatggctacgatgctactccttAGCAGTCCATGCAGTCGGGGGGCATAaagacaccaaagtcatccactttcccatctgcatggaacccgcaccactgacatggctcgagtccctcAAACCCAAGTAAATcaactcttgggcagatttgacaaaagcttttaccaGCAACTttccggctccatggctagaccaggcaacaagatcgacttgagCCAAATTAAGCAAAAGGAAGGTGAAACCTTGCGGTACTACTTGcgatggttcttcgaaaagaaggcaaccatagttgacatttcagaaatagacgtcatcgagtgcttccagaacggactctacgatcgacgaacataccaagacttcggtcgatGATGACCAACTAACgtcaaagaccttaaagttatggtacaacagtgggcagacgaagaagacaaagagcgagaacggttcgacTCCCACTGCAACCATGGacacgacaacaacaacaacaatgaccaggatagaactcgacataatgatactcgaaacaactttttgagtaatcacaaccgcaaaaggaagcccgacaacactgttgttGCTATGACCAACTCCAGGAAAAAGGGATCcggcaaaaatgatgaagggctgaccttcaccgaactactcaaaaagcagtgcccatggcgaTGTTGTCGGCGGTGTTGGAGAAGTTGGGAGTCCTGAACGGGATGACCAACATCACAGAGGACGTCGACGAGGGTCTTCATGCGGCTGCAGTACTCGGCGATGGAGGAGTCGCCAtgtgtcatggagtggaagttgtggctgaggaagatcgtCCGGGACTGCTTGTTGGGGTGAAAGAGGCCCTCAATGGCAAGCCAAAGATCCTGGGCGGTCTGATCGTCATCAGTCATGGTGCGGTCAAGGACGGAGTCATCGACGGAGCCGAAGAACCAGGAGCGGACGTagcaatccgcttgatcccagTCGGGGTCTTAGGGATAGGGTGCCACCGTGCCATCGATGTGAGACTTGAGGCTAAACTTGCTGTACATGGACTTCAAGAAGGAAGCGCATCTAGAGTAGGCATTGGACTTCATCATCAGCGCCACGGGGACGTGAGACTTGATGGAGACGGTGGCGTAGGGGTGGATAGCGAGTGGTTGCGGCGGGTACACGATGAAGCCACCGCTGCCGTTGCCAGGCACGTCGCCGGCAGGAGGAGCTTGGGGAGCACCACCAAAGGAGCCGCTGGTGCCAGGTGGCGGCACAGATGCACCACTGTTGGCAGCAGGGGGTAGTCCAGGAGGCGGCACAGGATTAGGAGTAGGAGTGGTGGTGTTGCAGGACATAGAGGAGTCGGCGGAAGACATGGCGCATGACCAAGGGGGTGGTCGGGCAGGTGCAGCAGAGGGTGGGTGGTGGCAGTGTAGCAGGGAGGCGCGGCCTAGGGTTGCGGGGATCAGGGGGAAGGCATAGGGAGAGGAGGCCCACGATCTAATctcatgataccatgtagagaagtagatgggaaagcaccacacaccctaatgagggggggatctctatatatatagccaatatggcctagagtacaaggaatacacatatacttcctaatatcCGGTCAGGCGAGAGGCCGCGTGCCGTTGCTGGACAACGGCGGTCTCCACCAGTGCCCGGAGGTTCCGGTGGATCGCCTGCTCCTGGGGGTCGGAGGGCTCGGGGAGGCTGCGCAGTAACATCGCCGTGGAAGCGATGTTCTGGCCGGCCCGAGCAAACTGAGGGGGATCGTCTACCCCAGCTAGGATGTTGCGCTGGACCTGGTGGGCGCGGCCTTGAGCACTGCTTGCAGGGTTGCACACGTGCAGCTCAGAGCGCTGTGCTGGGCGCGCCGGCGCAGGTGGCTGCCAGCTCTGCCACTACTCATCGCCGCGCTCCTGTGCATGCGCCAAGGCCTCTGCGTGATGGTCCGAGGACGTGTGAGTCAGCTGGACCCCCACCACCTCTGGTGGCTGTACCGAGGCGTCCGCCATGGCGCACTCTTGGGATAGGGGGCGACTAGGTGCCATAAAGTCACCGATGTTGGAGCTGTTGCTCTCGACCTCTTCGTCGCAGAGGTCGTGGAAGGAGGCGGGGGCGTACCCCGCCATCCTCACGAACTCGGACGTGAGAGGGGGTGGCGTTATGGCCCTCCGAAGCCACCGCGCGTACGCGTCTGCAGGGGACGTGAGGCCGTTAGGGGAACCAGCCGCGTGGTGAGCACGGCGGAGACAGCGGGGTCCCTCCGGAGAGCTGGCGGAAAGTGTTAAACAGTGAGTACAGGACGATGTCTATGTCACTCACCGTGGGGTTTGAGCCCAACGCGGACTCAAGGCGGAGCGCGAGCACCTCGACGTCAAGATTGATAAGGACCCGCTAGGGTTTAttcctgatctttcgatgagagaaggtggataactcgatttggggatgaAGATGacattcacggcccgactacaaccatccaaagatgctgcaccttagcaaccaatacaccacctccaatggtcgctgcgatcttgtggagcacgatcaaccaaaccactagggtaatttctgcaagcaatcgaggaacaagcaagaacaagcagaacaagcaactcaattgcaaatatggatatAAAAGCTGATCTAAAATCAccaagttggggttctgaatcgagtagaacggatggtctagttaacacacacgtctacaaggaagtagcaatagCTAAACTTAcagcaaaacaaaacccaatctgtttgtggcagctctaatccttattaatacctaggagaacaaccagggggtgttggggtcatttTTCAACAATAGGATAtatccctaatggacccaacttgatacacggcccatcgagTCAAAATAAAGCGACGCAACACCTTTTGACAGAAAACCTCTTGATAGTAATTCAGTCATTGCAGCCGCATCAAAAACGGTATGGATCTGATTCTacatccatatgaaaatatacttcataaggattcGAAAGAGTACTTGAATGCCAACAACGGAGTCTGGTTGTGGTCGTGGCGACCGTTGCAAGTTGGCATAGAGCTGGAGTCCGAATTCAGCTtaaaacatgttggattggatctctttctttccttgggccaaaagtgacatggtggcttgatggaggatgttgggaatacttggacttggcccccaatctacttctttggtcctccatgcctttcatgtgtgtttaacactatttttgatccacgtatgtatttctgaaattgacaacgaacacacatcattgtgcaacatcaagtcatcaaatgtatcaaatataatcatggtaaagaattatttcaccagTGAATCacaagttactaatgtggttgtatctgagcaggtgatgtcctcatcattctccctttcttggctgcaagtcgtcctcgacttgctccaatggcattctaaggtgcttgctttgatgttggagcacggagcgacagccatgctgcatggccacaaccagtaatgctccccttctttggccttaccctgttgcatatgggaaaaactagaaaaactttgcaagacattattagtgttagtgtagccctctatttgatcatggcaTTGTTGCctaaaaggatatttcagattagagcaaatataaactttatgcaccaaatattctcctttgctgtcgtatttgccaattggatgaaatgaacaatgatgaaaacttggcaaaccataatcaaatttaagtttctcttttagacaatttagattataCAGACTAtaaaattcaatataacccaaagtatttaaagaggatagtaAATTTAGTTCATCTTGTGTACAAGTAATTGGATGAAAAGGCTTATcatcagcacatttgtatggttaCAAActaaaagtatcacacttattcactacttgtggcataTGATTAAGAGcatcatcagcacacaagtcctctttatcataaggaacagcaagtaaattattttgtaacaaaggaaaatcagcagTGGGTTCCACTATTAGTTGTTGTTCGTTAGCATGCAGAGCGGACAAATTTTGAAcataatgggtcacatcattgtTACAAGTATTCACAGGTACTAGAATCTCCTTTTTAGCATTGAAAGCAAGACAAAACAATTAACCACTATGGCTATAAgaattgctaattaacaaggtttgaatttcagaattgagccctctcatgaatcTACTCACAACATCtttcatgcattcatctaatccaccatacataatacaaattttaaaatcatggaagtattctttcacagtcctactacctttaCTACCTTGcatcaagttgtctaattttgcaagcaaataatcaacataatattcaggaatgaatgcatctctaaaaagaaatttgaagtctttccaagattctagaactttgttgtgcctacaaatgtgttccattctagcaaagcatatttagtcaaaacattagaggcaatataaatcttttgtttctcggacaggtcatgctcatcaaattcattatttacttttagctcccaatcaatgtaagctttaggatcaaacttaccatcatataacggcaagtgttgaatcacatcctgaatatgagggtctagtttTAACAGCTCAAAAATTTCCGTATAACCtaccatgattagtagaaaataagaaacataaaaataatatgtatcctcctatcaactactaggatgtgtcggttgtaattTTCTCAAACTCAAATTGTTTCAAACAAGACCTTATAAGTTcataccaagccaaacaggaggtgatgGCAAACAACAAGTCCACAACCATGGAGCGAAATGTATcagtgccgcagcaacaaaaacctgtcaagctgtagtcgaatatgtggagctgtaggtgggcttaagcaaggaaatatactagcactaCGTTAGTTATAGAAGCAAGTTGAGTAATCGTTCAACGGCGGTACTGAGCTAgtcctaggctaaaccatgctagagacgtgagcctagacacaaaggtagtcactgaaaaagagcaactagcacagcacgaagaaaaacaacagatcCACAGATTTAggcccttctttcttctccttttcttgtctttttttttcctttcttcctcttcttcttcctttttccttttttttgttgcaggAGCCTAAATATTTTGTGTGGTACAATGACAACCCAAATAATAAGGCTATCACACATAGCCCCTTTGAATTCATAtttaacaactcttgttaatacaACAGATACGAAACTCTCTAGGAAGATTGCGGAGCGCTCGGAATGAATTTTGCTGCAAGGTTAgatccgttggaaagaagacaactTCAGCTTTCTAGATTATATTTAAACTCCCAAATCGAACATCATATGGATCCGTGGTAGCAGAAATGTAGCAACGATGTATATGGTGATGGTAGATGTCGTGGTGACCAAAACgtgatagaactcaaaactctaaaggaatagacactaagaccagcaacttgacacaaccgatgcaaccgaaaactcaacaagccctaactaagcagcacTAGTAAAAGGCTAAAAGGGTCTTGAGCATTAAggaaaactaatctactaatttttgtaggctttttctggactataggaatctgaaaacaacaaataattagaagtctctcaccgataaaccttgctctgattaccaactgataaggacCCGCTAGGGTttattcccaatctttcgatgagagaaggtgaATAACTCtatttggggatggagacaaTGTTCATGACacaactacaaccatccaaggatgatGAGCCTTAGTAattgatacaccacctccaatggtcgccgcgatcttgtggagcacgatcaaccaaaccactagggtaattcctgcaagcaatcgaggaacaagtaagaagaaggagaacaagcaactcaattgcaaatatggagagaAAAGAtgatctgaaatcacaaagttgggattctgaatcgagtagaacggatggtctagtcgacacacgcgtctacaaggaagtagcaatggctaaacttacatcaaaacaaaacccaatctatttgtgatggctctaatccttattaatacctaggagaatGACTAGGGGGCTGTtaggtcatgctccaaccctaggacatatccctaatggacccaacttgatacacgacccatcgggccaaaataaggcgacgcaacaccttttaatagaaaacctctcggtagtaattcGGTCATTGCGGTAGCATCAAAAATGATATGGATATGGTTGTagattcatatgaaaatagacttcataaggattccaagaagTACTTGAATGCCCACAACGGAGTCCGAATGTGATCGTGGCGACCGTTGcaatttggcatagagctggagtccgaatccagccccaaaacgtgttggattggatctctttctttccttgggccaaaagtgacgtggtggcttGATGGAGtatgttgggaatacttggaattggcccccaatctacttctttggtcctccatgcctttcatgtgtgtttaacactatttttgattcacgtatgtatttctgaaattgaaaacgaacacacatcatggtgcaacatcaatttaTCAAATGTaccaaatacaatcatggtaaagaattgtttcacctatgaatcaaaagttactaatgtggttgtatctggGCAAGTGATATCCTCATCAGAGGTCGTCGAGTGGCTTGGGATCCGTCGAGGGCGCTCCTCCTTCTGGGGACGCTGGGGTGGGTGCCTCCTTGCGGAGGCGAAGTACGCCGAGCTGGTCGGCAACGAAGTCTAGACTCCCAAAGCGGAAGGTCTGGGATGGTGCAGAGATGGGTGGAACCCACATCCCCCCGAGCGGGGGTGCGGGAAACTCCAATGAATTGAAGCGAATCGTATTGCTCGAGCTCGCCATGCCGAAAGTGGCGGAAAGGAGGGCCATCCAATGACCGAAGATGCAAACGCACGGCGTGCTCCCCATGGATGGTGCCAACTATCAGTGCGGAATCTAGCCGACAAGTAAATGTTAGTAGTTTTGCCATGCATTAGATCGGATagggcctagcacacaatgacacaggatttatactggttcgggcaacgtgCGCTACGTCCAGTTTGAGGTTGGTCGGTCGActgtattcctgagcccaggtgctcgaagtttgcagtgggggtacaaatgaGTGAGGGATGAGAAGGTGGTGTCCGAGACCCGGTCGTGCTCTGGTTTGAGTGGGAGAGAGTGACAAGGGGCTTAGATGTGCACTATGTGTTGGAGAGAATCAGAGTCCTCTATCCGGAGAGAAAGATTGCACCCCCTTTTATAGTCCAAGGAGACGGCCTTAcaagcaagagagagagagggtgttGTCTAGTCTTGTCAAGACCCATGTTGTCGAGTACGATATGGCCGCCATCCTCGGTCCCTGTTCATCTCGTCAGGCCACTCCATTGTAATGGGTAGGTTGCGGCGGCACTGTGCGGGGTGTGCGCAGGGTGTGGTGCAGTACGGTTCCTTGTACGATAGTTGCCCTAGGTGCTTCCTCTTATCCGTTCCACCTTTTCCCTAGGCCCACATCGAGCGGGCGTCCTCGGTCGATTGTCCCAGTCGGCCCCGGCCATGCCggtcgggggggggggtgttgtgGTAGGTACGGCGCATCCCTGGTCGGTGGAACTCGGTCGGGGTTGGACTGTGGTCCCACCCCCGACTGGACCCTTCTAGTCGGGGCACCGACCAGGCCTCCTGGTCAGAGGAGCCAGTCAGTGGTGGGATCTTGGCCTTGGCCTGCGTTGCGTTGCTGGGTCGGCCCAGACTTGCAGTATCGTTGCGCCTCTTGTTGGGCCAGGCGTTGTGAGAAAGCGGGCTCATTGGGGACCCCGGGTGTATGGACCCGtcactacccttacatcctttatcatgtcaaatacacgctttccattatggtgtgcatgttttttacgatagtctggcgcccctttgaaatgcatccctttctttcttaacgggtggttagcaggaagaaatcgacgatggcccatatacacgaccttcctacaatatttcaaatacatgttgtctgtgtcgtctaaacagtgggtgcaggcccgatatccttgtttgtctgtcctaaaaggttactcaacgcagccaatcattgatggttataaacaacaatgctcgtaggtcaaagcACTTTTgcttatcctcatcccacacatgtacataTTCTTCCTTCTAAagtagtaaaagttcatcaaccaacggtcttatgtacacgtcaatatcgtagccgggttgttttgagccttggataagcactggcatcataatgaacttacGCTTTGTGcatagccaaggaggaaggttgagcatacatagggtcataggccaagtactatgaccactactcaactcatcgaatggattgaattcatcagtacttaaaccaaaccttatgttccttgcatcaccttCAAAGTCcgagaatgctctatcaattgatctccactggaccCCATCCGCGGGGTGTCTTAGCATCTCATCTTGTTTatattcttctttgtgccatcgcatcaacttagcattcgtcttgtttctgaacaaatgcttcaaacatggtattatagggaaataccacatcaccttcgcaggaactctcttcttgggaggctgcccatcgacatcaccaggatcatctcatctgatcttataccgtagTGCTCCGCACagaggacaagcatccaatttcttgtatttatcaccacgatagaggatacagtcatcagggcatgcgtgtatcttctgaacctccaattcCAGATGGCAAACAATCTatttggccacttcaagaaaataatgcaagccatcaacaaactccttggtccgtCTGTCCACATTATACATCAAttccagtccatctgcatcgtattacgtgagaaatggacatataaagttaatgtgattataatatttaggcCTTGCAAAacatattagataaataaattattacgtgagaaatggacataggtcttcgtattagataaagaacttgatcaacaTTCATAATTTATACCAATCAATATTtatcttaattttattgcaatgactaaatattaaaaatacatttactctatttttttctcatacctaatattgatcaagttcttttaactaatacgaatcatatataacaagcaagctatccatcaaattctagctcaaaaacatgtataaataaaaatactctccattctccctcattctaaaaaaactcatttttctccctctctaaagcataaaaaagcataataacaataaatgaagggaggatgaaatagctaaccttcacaatactttggatgagtgCAATCtccacgaaaatgaggaaaaaaattcgagcagcacctcctatcgggcatgcaccccaggcccatgagtagaccttggacatcccactaagggacgtactcggatgtgatcaggacaagggataggtgtatcccgcttggactagtcaagtatgagtatggaaaactactcaggccataccgagtagaactctgtaatagtactcgactaggactcggacttgcaACCCtgcctcccgtgcatataagggcggcagggacccccctccctcaaagaagaacaactccagttcatccaagatcaatacaaacaaacacgtaggacgtagggtattacgcgatctagcggcccgaacctgtctaaatcgtgttccttgcatcaccattgattccttgattctcgacgatccttaccacacaaaagaccacctagggtaccccctaggcgggttgcctgtctaaaacaccgacagctggcgctccaggtaggggaactcgccgagtttctcagcgtgaactcaatggcaatggtcatcatcaagcccgtcttcatcatcgaagcgagcgccaccttcattttcagatcctggctctgcatcgccgatggcgctgGTTCATTCCGGCACCAGATCATCAACgcccaggagaagaaattggaGGGTCTGGTCAGGAAAAACCAAGATTTTGAAGTCGACgacttcgagttcgactacgcgtagGACTCGAGTTcgcttcggactagtcggtcccaatCACTTCCCAAGCTGGCTTCGACTCCAAGACGGTTTCCGCACGGACttcgcaatgcagccgaagtccaCCAGGGTTTTCTTACTCGAACTCGGGCACGACGAAGACGGCAACTCCGACTCGATTTAATccgccagagataccattatctggtcaagTCCAAgcattggtaataacttcaacgtcACAGGGCAAATTCGTACGTTGGCcaggtttgagaccatctcttcttgaccGCGACTATGACTCGCGCCTTGTCACTCATAtggacaacctcccatatcaagagggtatCCCACTCCCatccaaccgcgaggaaagttccatagagattgcaacattaagctccggaagctactacctggacagggaagtccttgttattactcaaaataacaacccgggtactagccagaacagaacccccaggcgattagaacaactcgacaacatctccgaagacgagtctacagctgacacCCCACAAAATGAGACCTCCGATCAAAGGAAcaaaagaaggatgcgcaacgctactcgggccgagcgacgacagtcgatggctacaaatattcccatcacaaaccttgaaagagatTTCGAAGCAGTttaggctcaagagcacaatactccacttgcggcaattgcctcaatcaatcttttaacaacgttgatgccccaagacagggacaatgaagccacagctcagctcatgcagcgcggcaacggactaatcacacaactcgcggagcaagcctacaagctactcgacaaagaatcaccaataccatctgttcctcgcatcacagctcaccaagaaggcagcagaggtGCTGCAACCAATGACGATGCCCCAAGAAACGGCAATGAAGTTGTcaaccagcctcggcaacacagccaaggcccaagcaaacagaaggccccagcacgccataaggacattggagaggccagctgcaccaactcggtaaaaagtattcgccctactcgggagaaccacgaagtgtcaaactttagtgatctacgagaaatcctcaacagtcggcgcgaacgagaagtcaacaactacaaccactttcctactttcactaatcgggtaatgaagacaagactacttgagaagttcaagccatcaggaatcaccaagtacgacggcaagcaagaccctattcaatggctacgatgctactcttTGGCAGTCCAGGTAGCCGGAGggaataacgacaccaaagtcatccacttccccatatgcatggaacccgcaccactgacctggcttgagttactcaaacccaagtcaattgactcttgggtaGACTtaacaaaggctttcaccaacaacttcaccggctccatggctagaccaggtaacaagatcgacctaagccaagttaagaaaaaagaaggcgagaccttacgtGACTATTTgtgacggttcttcgaaaagaaggcaaccatagttgatATTTCAGAAACCgatgtcatcgagtgcttccagaacggactctacgatcgacgaacataccaagacttcggtcgccgacggccagctaatgtcaaagatctcaaagttatggtgcaacagtgggcagatgaagaagacaaagagccagaacggttcggctcccaccgcaatcgtggacgcgacaacaacaacaacaatgatcaggatagaactcgacataACGATACTCAAAACAACTTCTCGAgtaatcataatcgcaaaaggaaacctgacaacactgttgctgccatgaccaactctgggaaaaagggattctgcaaaaacgatgaagggccgaccttcaccaaactactcaaaaagcagtgcccatggcacccgactagcaaacactcggcaatagactgctacagcatgcgccgagtaatgcaagacttacccgcgcCACCatcccctgaagagtacaccaaaaaaaggataagggcaagaatAAAGTCCacaatgatgaagaagaagaaggcgacttccagacagcCTCAAAAattgtcaatgtcatttttggcggaatcccaggcaccgcatccaagcgagctaacaaactcgtactcagggagatcatggccatcgaaccaacggatccaacaccgctaaagtggtcatAAGTACCAATTTCCtttagcagaaaggaccaatggaccaagttctcagaaccaggccggttccccctagtactcaatcccgttgtggcaggctcaaagctaaccaaagtactcatcgacagcGGAAGTGGACttaacgtcattttcgccaaaacattgagaaagatgtgcctcgacgtcactgaaatgcttactccaacagattcacccttctacggcatcgtacctggaaacgcagctataccactaggacaagtcgtcctcccagttacctttggaactaaggaacactaccgtaccgagtacatcagatttgaagtcgccgacttcgagacatcttactatgctatactcggaaggccagccctcgccaagttcatggccataccacactacgtttacttggtactcaaaataccaggccccaagggagaactaacgctacgagaagatctacgacgatcctacgaatgcgacaccgaagctgtggaaatcaccgcgacttctcaagcacctagccctatgcaacaagtcttcacagcttcaaagaagttccatccaactgaactcgagatcccagaaaacaagtcggggtctaccaaggtgaaacccgcaagcgagcaagacttcaaaccagtcaaTCTCCAGATGGGTGactcttccaagacagccctgatcggaacaagGCTAGATCCCatataggaatccgcgctcgtcagtttccttcgggctaaccacgacatCTTCGCTTgaaaaccagctgacatgccaggtgtgcccaaggaactaatcgagcactctctaaatgttgatcccaaagctaccccaaaacggcagcgacttcgcagattcgctcaagacTGACGAGAaccaatcaaaaaagagctggCTAAGCTACTCGCCGCaaggttcatcaaagaagtctttcaccctgactggctc
This sequence is a window from Setaria italica strain Yugu1 chromosome III, Setaria_italica_v2.0, whole genome shotgun sequence. Protein-coding genes within it:
- the LOC105913974 gene encoding wiskott-Aldrich syndrome protein family member 2-like codes for the protein MSSADSSMSCNTTTPTPNPVPPPGLPPAANSGASVPPPGTSGSFGGAPQAPPAGDVPGNGSGGFIVYPPQPLAIHPYATVSIKSHVPVALMMKSNAYSRCASFLKSMYSKFSLKSHIDGTVAPYP